From a single Brassica rapa cultivar Chiifu-401-42 chromosome A01, CAAS_Brap_v3.01, whole genome shotgun sequence genomic region:
- the LOC103838228 gene encoding uncharacterized protein LOC103838228 — protein MGNCALKPKVLTSAGAPAPEEFETLLLGDQKVDAAKSLRNLFLQAMAEKKTMEDEKTTPEKTPVTTDLKTALSEAKSPPKEIKSPIKETKSPAAEKNVPAGEQKVRNEETVCEEKVMDDATVKETETEAKPEEVESEAAAP, from the exons ATGGGGAATTGTGCACTAAAGCCAAAAGTTCTGACGTCAGCCGGAGCTCCGGCACCGGAGGAGTTTGAGACTTTGCTTCTTGGAGATCAGAAGGTCGACGCTGCGAAATCTCTTAGAAACTTGTTCCTTCAA GCCATGGCAGAGAAGAAAACAATGGAGGACGAGAAGACAACACCGGAAAAGACTCCGGTAACTACAGATCTGAAAACAGCTTTGTCCGAGGCAAAATCTCCACCCAAAGAGATCAAATCTCCGATAAAAGAGACAAAATCTCCGGCAGCAGAGAAAAATGTTCCGGCTGGTGAGCAGAAGGTTAGGAATGAAGAGACTGTTTGTGAGGAGAAAGTGATGGACGATGCGACTGTGAAAGAGACAGAAACAgaggcgaagccagaggaagtCGAAAGCGAAGCAGCAGCACCATGA
- the LOC103842210 gene encoding uncharacterized protein LOC103842210 — MEVIDFSETEMEAAEQLVQLSEEDTLSCSSGTGLSVSGCEGGGGNTKRHNDVISDEVQNDGVVRMMNNNATDARRFAKAITETNIIRRRYKKKKFRSLASLYRATKEMTTDELI, encoded by the coding sequence ATGGAGGTGATTGATTTTTCGGAGACGGAGATGGAAGCAGCGGAGCAGCTAGTGCAATTGAGCGAAGAAGATACGTTGAGCTGTAGCAGCGGTACAGGCTTGAGCGTTAGCGGTTGTGAAGGCGGAGGAGGCAATACGAAGAGACACAACGATGTTATTAGTGATGAGGTGCAAAACGACGGCGTTGTACGTATGATGAATAACAATGCTACAGACGCTCGACGTTTTGCGAAGGCAATCACGGAGACGAACATAATAAGGAGGAGGTATAAGAAGAAAAAGTTTCGGTCTCTTGCGAGTCTTTACAGGGCAACGAAGGAGATGACGACGGACGAGTTGATCTAG
- the LOC103840033 gene encoding cellulose synthase A catalytic subunit 2 [UDP-forming] isoform X2 translates to MLILCRLAILCLFFHYRILHPVNDAYGLWLTSVVCEIWFAVSWILDQFPKWYPIQRETYLDRLSLRYEKEGKPSGLAPVDVFVSTVDPLKEPPLITANTVLSILAVDYPVDKVACYVSDDGAAMLTFEALSDTAEFARKWVPFCKKFSIEPRAPEWYFCQKMDYLKNKVHPSFVRERRAMKRDYEEFKVKINALVATAQKVPEEGWTMQDGTPWPGNNVRDHPGMIQVFLGHSGVRDTDGNELPRLVYVSREKRPGFDHHKKAGAMNSLIRVSAVLSNAPYLLNVDCDHYINNSKAIREAMCFMMDPQSGKKVCYVQFPQRFDGIDRHDRYSNRNVVFFDINMKGLDGIQGPIYVGTGCVFRRQALYGFDAPKKKKPPGKTCNCWPKWCCLCCGLRKKGKTKAKDNKTNLKDTTSTQIHAVENIQEGAIVAVSNVEKRSEANQLKLEKKFGQSPVFVASAVMQEGGVPRNASPACLLREAIQVISCGYEDKTEWGKEIGWIYGSVTEDILTGFKMHCHGWRSVYCMPKRPAFKGSAPINLSDRLHQVLRWALGSVEIFLSRHCPIWYGYGGGLKWLERFSYINSVVYPWTSLPLIVYCSLPAVCLLTGKFIVPEISNYAGILFMLMFLSIAVTGILEMQWGGVGIDDWWRNEQFWVIGGASSHLFALFQGLLKVLAGVDTNFTVTSKAADDGAFSELYIFKWTTLLIPPTTLLIINIIGVIVGVSDAISNGYDSWGPLFGRLFFALWVIVHLYPFLKGMLGKQDRMPTIIVVWSILLASILTLLWVRVNPFVAKGGPVLEICGLGCGN, encoded by the exons ATGTTGATTCTGTGTCGGCTCGCCATTCTCTGTCTTTTCTTCCATTACAGAATTCTACATCCCGTAAATGATGCTTATGGATTATGGTTAACATCAGTTGTATGTGAGATATGGTTCGCCGTTTCTTGGATTCTTGACCAGTTCCCCAAATGGTATCCTATACAACGCGAAACATACCTCGACAGGCTCTCTctcag GTACGAGAAGGAAGGAAAACCTTCGGGATTAGCACCTGTTGATGTGTTTGTGAGTACGGTGGATCCGTTGAAAGAACCACCGTTGATTACAGCAAACACCGTTCTTTCGATTCTTGCCGTTGACTATCCCGTGGACAAGGTTGCGTGTTATGTGTCTGATGATGGAGCAGCTATGCTTACGTTTGAAGCTCTTTCTGACACAGCCGAGTTCGCTAGAAAATGGGTTCCGTTTTGTAAAAAGTTCAGTATCGAGCCGCGAGCACCTGAGTGGTATTTTTGCCAGAAGATGGATTACTTGAAGAATAAAGTTCATCCTTCTTTTGTCAGGGAACGTCGTGCTATGAAG AGAGATTATGAGGAGTTTAAGGTGAAGATAAATGCATTGGTTGCTACAGCTCAGAAAGTGCCTGAGGAAGGTTGGACTATGCAAGATGGTACTCCTTGGCCTGGAAACAATGTTCGAGACCATCCCGGCATGATTCAG GTGTTCTTGGGACACAGTGGAGTTCGTGATACAGATGGGAATGAGTTACCTCGTCTAGTGTACGTTTCTCGTGAGAAGCGGCCTGGTTTTGATCACCATAAGAAAGCTGGAGCTATGAACTCTTTG aTCCGAGTCTCTGCTGTTTTATCAAACGCGCCTTACCTTCTAAACGTGGACTGTGATCACTACATCAACAACAGCAAGGCGATTAGAGAAGCTATGTGTTTCATGATGGATCCTCAATCCGGAAAGAAAGTTTGCTACGTTCAGTTCCCTCAGAGGTTTGACGGGATTGATAGACACGATCGATACTCTAATCGCAACGTGGTCTTCTTCGAT ATTAACATGAAGGGTCTTGATGGGATACAAGGACCGATATATGTCGGGACAGGTTGTGTCTTTAGAAGACAAGCGCTGTATGGTTTTGATGCACCGAAAAAGAAGAAACCACCAGGAAAAACATGCAACTGTTGGCCTAAATGGTGTTGTTTGTGTTGTGGGTTGAGAAAGAAGGGTAAAACAAAGGCTAAAGATAACAAAACAAACCTTAAAGACACTACTTCAACGCAGATTCATGCTGTGGAGAACATCCAAGAAGGTGCCATCGTTGCag TGTCAAACGTTGAGAAGAGATCTGAAGCAAACCAACTGAAACTGGAGAAGAAGTTTGGACAATCTCCTGTTTTCGTTGCTTCTGCTGTTATGCAAGAAGGTGGAGTTCCTCGTAACGCAAGCCCCGCGTGTTTGTTGAGAGAAGCCATTCAAGTCATTAGCTGCGGATACGAAGATAAAACCGAATGGGGCAAAGAg ATTGGGTGGATTTATGGATCGGTTACTGAAGATATCTTAACCGGTTTCAAGATGCATTGCCATGGGTGGAGATCTGTCTACTGTATGCCAAAGCGTCCAGCCTTCAAAGGATCAGCTCCAATTAACTTGTCTGATCGTCTTCATCAAGTCCTACGTTGGGCTCTTGGCTCTGTTGAGATTTTCTTGAGCAGACATTGTCCCATATGGTATGGTTACGGTGGCGGTTTAAAATGGTTGGAGAGATTCTCTTACATCAACTCTGTTGTCTACCCATGGACTTCACTTCCCCTCATCGTCTACTGCTCTCTCCCGGCTGTCTGTCTACTCACCGGAAAATTCATCGTCCCCGAGATTAGCAACTACGCAGGGATCCTCTTCATGCTCATGTTCTTGTCCATAGCAGTAACTGGGATCCTCGAGATGCAATGGGGAGGCGTGGGGATCGACGACTGGTGGAGAAACGAGCAGTTCTGGGTGATAGGAGGAGCCTCTTCGcatctctttgctctctttcaAGGCTTGCTCAAAGTCCTAGCTGGAGTTGATACTAACTTCACGGTCACGTCAAAAGCAGCAGACGATGGAGCTTTCTCTGAGCTTTACATTTTCAAATGGACGACTCTGCTGATTCCTCCGACGACGCTTCTGATCATAAACATCATCGGAGTTATTGTTGGTGTATCGGATGCAATTAGCAATGGTTATGACTCTTGGGGACCTCTCTTTGGGAGGCTCTTCTTCGCTCTATGGGTCATTGTTCATTTGTATCCGTTCCTCAAGGGTATGCTTGGGAAGCAAGATAGGATGCCTACGATTATTGTGGTTTGGTCCATTCTTCTTGCTTCCATCTTGACGCTCTTGTGGGTTAGAGTTAATCCGTTTGTGGCGAAAGGTGGACCGGTGCTGGAGATCTGTGGACTCGGCTGTGGAAACTAG
- the LOC103844394 gene encoding UDP-rhamnose/UDP-galactose transporter 4, translating to MGGTSKTDQKAALDIASWLFNVVTSVGIILVNKALMATYGFSFATTLTGLHFGTTTLLTTFLTWLGYIQPSQLPWPDLLKFVLFANFSIVGMNVSLMWNSVGFYQIAKLSMIPVSCLLEVVLDKVRYSRDTKLSILLVLAGVAVCTVTDVSVNLNGFLAAAIAVWSTALQQYYVHHLQRKYSLGSFNLLAHTAPVQAASLLLVGPFLDYWLTNQRVDAFNFSFVSLFFLILSCSIAVGTNLSQFICIGRFTAVSFQVLGHMKTILVLVLGFTFFGKEGLNMQVVLGMLIAILGMIWYGNASSKPGGKERRSLSIPITKAHKLSSLSETAESDEKV from the exons ATGGGTGGAACAAGCAAGACGGATCAAAAAGCAGCTTTGGACATTGCATCATGGCTCTTCAATGTCGTTACTTCCGTTGGGATCATCCTCGTTAACAAAGCCTTGATGGCCACTTACGGCTTTAGTTTCG CTACGACGTTAACCGGTTTGCACTTCGGAACCACCACACTGCTGACTACTTTCTTGACGTGGCTCGGTTACATCCAACCTTCTCAGCTTCCCTGGCCCGATCTTCTCAAGTTCGTTTTGTTCGCTAACTTCTCTATCGTTGGCATGAACGTCAGCCTCATGTGGAACTCTGTTGGCTTCTACCAGATCGCGAAGCTGAGTATGATCCCTGTCTCTTGTCTTCTAGAAGTTGTTCTTGACAAGGTCAGGTACTCGAGAGATACGAAGCTCAGCATTTTGTTAGTTCTTGCTGGTGTTGCCGTCTGTACTGTTACCGATGTTAGTGTCAACCTCAACGGGTTCCTCGCTGCAGCCATTGCTGTCTGGAGCACCGCCCTTCAGCAATAC TATGTACATCATCTACAGCGGAAATATTCGCTTGGCTCTTTCAATCTGCTGGCTCATACGGCTCCAGTGCAAGCTGCATCCTTGTTGTTGGTTGGACCATTTCTAGACTACTGGTTGACTAACCAAAGAGTTGATGCTTTCAACTTTTCATTTGTTTCTCTG TTCTTCCTAATACTCTCGTGCAGTATCGCGGTCGGGACGAATCTCAGCCAATTCATTTGTATCGGAAGATTCACGGCGGTGTCTTTCCAAGTACTTGGTCACATGAAGACGATCctggttttggttttgggatTCACTTTCTTCGGCAAGGAAGGCTTAAACATGCAAGTGGTACTTGGAATGCTCATTGCCATCCTCGGTATGATATGGTACGGTAATGCATCTTCTAAACCTGGCGGTAAAGAGCGTCGTAGCCTCTCTATTCCCATTACCAAGGCACATAAACTCAGTAGTTTATCTGAAACTGCCGAGTCTGATGAAAAGGTCTAA
- the LOC103839108 gene encoding egg cell-secreted protein 1.4: MASNTTFLFATVALLGVILLQNTTVAGRDLPTTTESTNIAARLQIGGLMECWNALYELKSCTNEIVLFFLNGETKLGVSCCEAVDVITTNCWPAMLTSLGFTSEEANVLRGFCHDPNTSGSSPAASPNKA, encoded by the coding sequence ATGGCTTCAAACACCACTTTCCTCTTCGCCACCGTCGCACTTCTCGGCGTCATCCTTCTCCAAAACACCACCGTCGCAGGCAGGGATCTCCCGACGACGACAGAGTCAACCAACATAGCGGCGAGACTCCAAATCGGGGGACTAATGGAGTGTTGGAACGCATTGTACGAGCTTAAATCATGCACTAACGAGATCGTTCTCTTCTTCCTCAACGGCGAAACCAAACTCGGTGTTAGTTGTTGCGAAGCCGTCGACGTAATCACGACCAACTGTTGGCCTGCGATGCTGACTTCTCTCGGCTTTACATCTGAAGAAGCTAATGTCCTCCGTGGCTTTTGCCATGATCCAAACACTAGCGGCTCTTCTCCAGCTGCTTCTCCCAATAAAGCTTGA
- the LOC103840033 gene encoding cellulose synthase A catalytic subunit 2 [UDP-forming] isoform X1 has translation MNTGGRLIAGSHNRNEFVLINADENARIRSLQELSGQTCQICGDDIELSVNGELFVACNECAFPVCRPCYEYERREGNQACPQCKTRYKRIKGSPRVQGDDEEDDDDDLDLDHDGMMDPELVAEAALSSRLNTGRGGSPGSQIPLLTYGDEDDDMYSDRHALILPPSTGYGNRVHPAPFTDSSYAPSQARSMVPQKDIAEYGYGSVAWKDRMEVWKKRQAEKLHVIKHDVNDDEELDDPDMPMMDEGRQPLSRKLPIRSSRINPYRMLILCRLAILCLFFHYRILHPVNDAYGLWLTSVVCEIWFAVSWILDQFPKWYPIQRETYLDRLSLRYEKEGKPSGLAPVDVFVSTVDPLKEPPLITANTVLSILAVDYPVDKVACYVSDDGAAMLTFEALSDTAEFARKWVPFCKKFSIEPRAPEWYFCQKMDYLKNKVHPSFVRERRAMKRDYEEFKVKINALVATAQKVPEEGWTMQDGTPWPGNNVRDHPGMIQVFLGHSGVRDTDGNELPRLVYVSREKRPGFDHHKKAGAMNSLIRVSAVLSNAPYLLNVDCDHYINNSKAIREAMCFMMDPQSGKKVCYVQFPQRFDGIDRHDRYSNRNVVFFDINMKGLDGIQGPIYVGTGCVFRRQALYGFDAPKKKKPPGKTCNCWPKWCCLCCGLRKKGKTKAKDNKTNLKDTTSTQIHAVENIQEGAIVAVSNVEKRSEANQLKLEKKFGQSPVFVASAVMQEGGVPRNASPACLLREAIQVISCGYEDKTEWGKEIGWIYGSVTEDILTGFKMHCHGWRSVYCMPKRPAFKGSAPINLSDRLHQVLRWALGSVEIFLSRHCPIWYGYGGGLKWLERFSYINSVVYPWTSLPLIVYCSLPAVCLLTGKFIVPEISNYAGILFMLMFLSIAVTGILEMQWGGVGIDDWWRNEQFWVIGGASSHLFALFQGLLKVLAGVDTNFTVTSKAADDGAFSELYIFKWTTLLIPPTTLLIINIIGVIVGVSDAISNGYDSWGPLFGRLFFALWVIVHLYPFLKGMLGKQDRMPTIIVVWSILLASILTLLWVRVNPFVAKGGPVLEICGLGCGN, from the exons ATGAATACAGGTGGTCGACTCATTGCAGGGTCTCACAACAGGAACGAGTTCGTTCTCATCAACGCCGACGAGAATGCCAGG ATACGATCATTACAAGAACTGAGTGGCCAAACATGCCAAATCTGTGGTGATGATATCGAACTATCGGTTAACGGCGAGCTATTTGTTGCCTGCAACGAGTGCGCGTTCCCGGTTTGTAGACCTTGCTACGAGTATGAACGTAGAGAAGGAAACCAAGCTTGTCCTCAGTGCAAAACCCGTTACAAACGGATTAAAGGTAGTCCACGCGTCCAAGGAGACGACGAAgaggacgatgatgatgatcttgATCTTGATCATGATGGGATGATGGACCCTGAACTTGTTGCTGAAGCTGCACTCTCTTCACGTCTTAACACTGGTCGCGGTGGTTCACCTGGATCTCAGATTCCTCTCTTGACTTACGGTGATGAG GATGATGATATGTATTCTGATCGTCATGCTCTTATCCTCCCTCCTTCGACTGGATATGGGAATCGAGTCCATCCTGCACCGTTTACAGATTCTTCTTATGCACCTT CACAAGCAAGATCAATGGTTCCTCAGAAAGATATTGCGGAATATGGATATGGAAGTGTTGCTTGGAAGGATAGAATGGAAGTCTGGAAGAAGCGACAAGCCGAAAAGCTCCATGTCATTAAACATGATGTCAATGATGACGAGGAGCTTGATGATCCTGACATGCCTAT GATGGATGAAGGAAGACAGCCTCTGTCAAGAAAGCTACCCATTCGTTCAAGCAGAATAAATCCTTACAGGATGTTGATTCTGTGTCGGCTCGCCATTCTCTGTCTTTTCTTCCATTACAGAATTCTACATCCCGTAAATGATGCTTATGGATTATGGTTAACATCAGTTGTATGTGAGATATGGTTCGCCGTTTCTTGGATTCTTGACCAGTTCCCCAAATGGTATCCTATACAACGCGAAACATACCTCGACAGGCTCTCTctcag GTACGAGAAGGAAGGAAAACCTTCGGGATTAGCACCTGTTGATGTGTTTGTGAGTACGGTGGATCCGTTGAAAGAACCACCGTTGATTACAGCAAACACCGTTCTTTCGATTCTTGCCGTTGACTATCCCGTGGACAAGGTTGCGTGTTATGTGTCTGATGATGGAGCAGCTATGCTTACGTTTGAAGCTCTTTCTGACACAGCCGAGTTCGCTAGAAAATGGGTTCCGTTTTGTAAAAAGTTCAGTATCGAGCCGCGAGCACCTGAGTGGTATTTTTGCCAGAAGATGGATTACTTGAAGAATAAAGTTCATCCTTCTTTTGTCAGGGAACGTCGTGCTATGAAG AGAGATTATGAGGAGTTTAAGGTGAAGATAAATGCATTGGTTGCTACAGCTCAGAAAGTGCCTGAGGAAGGTTGGACTATGCAAGATGGTACTCCTTGGCCTGGAAACAATGTTCGAGACCATCCCGGCATGATTCAG GTGTTCTTGGGACACAGTGGAGTTCGTGATACAGATGGGAATGAGTTACCTCGTCTAGTGTACGTTTCTCGTGAGAAGCGGCCTGGTTTTGATCACCATAAGAAAGCTGGAGCTATGAACTCTTTG aTCCGAGTCTCTGCTGTTTTATCAAACGCGCCTTACCTTCTAAACGTGGACTGTGATCACTACATCAACAACAGCAAGGCGATTAGAGAAGCTATGTGTTTCATGATGGATCCTCAATCCGGAAAGAAAGTTTGCTACGTTCAGTTCCCTCAGAGGTTTGACGGGATTGATAGACACGATCGATACTCTAATCGCAACGTGGTCTTCTTCGAT ATTAACATGAAGGGTCTTGATGGGATACAAGGACCGATATATGTCGGGACAGGTTGTGTCTTTAGAAGACAAGCGCTGTATGGTTTTGATGCACCGAAAAAGAAGAAACCACCAGGAAAAACATGCAACTGTTGGCCTAAATGGTGTTGTTTGTGTTGTGGGTTGAGAAAGAAGGGTAAAACAAAGGCTAAAGATAACAAAACAAACCTTAAAGACACTACTTCAACGCAGATTCATGCTGTGGAGAACATCCAAGAAGGTGCCATCGTTGCag TGTCAAACGTTGAGAAGAGATCTGAAGCAAACCAACTGAAACTGGAGAAGAAGTTTGGACAATCTCCTGTTTTCGTTGCTTCTGCTGTTATGCAAGAAGGTGGAGTTCCTCGTAACGCAAGCCCCGCGTGTTTGTTGAGAGAAGCCATTCAAGTCATTAGCTGCGGATACGAAGATAAAACCGAATGGGGCAAAGAg ATTGGGTGGATTTATGGATCGGTTACTGAAGATATCTTAACCGGTTTCAAGATGCATTGCCATGGGTGGAGATCTGTCTACTGTATGCCAAAGCGTCCAGCCTTCAAAGGATCAGCTCCAATTAACTTGTCTGATCGTCTTCATCAAGTCCTACGTTGGGCTCTTGGCTCTGTTGAGATTTTCTTGAGCAGACATTGTCCCATATGGTATGGTTACGGTGGCGGTTTAAAATGGTTGGAGAGATTCTCTTACATCAACTCTGTTGTCTACCCATGGACTTCACTTCCCCTCATCGTCTACTGCTCTCTCCCGGCTGTCTGTCTACTCACCGGAAAATTCATCGTCCCCGAGATTAGCAACTACGCAGGGATCCTCTTCATGCTCATGTTCTTGTCCATAGCAGTAACTGGGATCCTCGAGATGCAATGGGGAGGCGTGGGGATCGACGACTGGTGGAGAAACGAGCAGTTCTGGGTGATAGGAGGAGCCTCTTCGcatctctttgctctctttcaAGGCTTGCTCAAAGTCCTAGCTGGAGTTGATACTAACTTCACGGTCACGTCAAAAGCAGCAGACGATGGAGCTTTCTCTGAGCTTTACATTTTCAAATGGACGACTCTGCTGATTCCTCCGACGACGCTTCTGATCATAAACATCATCGGAGTTATTGTTGGTGTATCGGATGCAATTAGCAATGGTTATGACTCTTGGGGACCTCTCTTTGGGAGGCTCTTCTTCGCTCTATGGGTCATTGTTCATTTGTATCCGTTCCTCAAGGGTATGCTTGGGAAGCAAGATAGGATGCCTACGATTATTGTGGTTTGGTCCATTCTTCTTGCTTCCATCTTGACGCTCTTGTGGGTTAGAGTTAATCCGTTTGTGGCGAAAGGTGGACCGGTGCTGGAGATCTGTGGACTCGGCTGTGGAAACTAG